The following are encoded together in the Sparus aurata chromosome 1, fSpaAur1.1, whole genome shotgun sequence genome:
- the LOC115592391 gene encoding LOW QUALITY PROTEIN: noggin-1-like (The sequence of the model RefSeq protein was modified relative to this genomic sequence to represent the inferred CDS: inserted 1 base in 1 codon) encodes MLRLYISVSVLLYGSAAFDFSTQNQPPNVTAVEEEDTGWDLLQLRANLLSFSQPMHPYTLLTDPEDYHYMPKPRHRRPSRLLRLLGSSFDPFWMSIEQPSEASKGHDDGQPLLRGDTLPAKIPEYTTAKERFNLSASPELREAAMNHRQKLEKEAKALDLSSLPSNVASLVRDWFVRSATCGLTYQWVDAGPVLWPRWLRHTDCEKSDGERSCSFPGGMECVPAETTYINILIWLCLEVGDGGEGSRGNKADRPDGSTEMGTGEVXKRCAWKKVPYPVVTACACSCK; translated from the exons ATGCTGAGACTGTACATTTCTGTGTCAGTCCTTCTCTACGGATCTGCGGCATTCGACTTCTCAACCCAGAATCAGCCTCCAAATGTGACCGCTGTCGAAGAGGAGGACACGGGCTGGGATTTACTTCAGCTAAGAGCCAATCTGCTGTCCTTCTCGCAGCCAATGCACCCATACACCCTGCTGACAGACCCTGAGGACTACCACTACATGCCCAAACCCAGGCATCGACGGCCTTCTCGCCTCCTGCGTCTCCTGGGATCCTCTTTTGACCCGTTTTGGATGTCCATAGAGCAGCCGTCTGAAGCCTCTAAGGGTCATGACGATGGTCAACCTTTGTTGCGTGGTGACACACTGCCTGCAAAAATACCCGAATACACCACAGCCAAAGAGAGGTTTAACCTGAGTGCCTCCCCAGAGCTGAGAGAGGCTGCTATGAACCATCGCCAGAAGCTGGAGAAAGAAGCTAAAGCTCTGGACCTCAGTTCTTTGCCCTCAAACGTTGCCAGTTTAGTCAGAGACTGGTTCGTGCGCTCGGCCACTTGCGGGCTAACCTACCAGTGGGTGGATGCGGGTCCTGTGCTCTGGCCACGTTGGCTGCGGCACACCGATTGTGAAAAATCAGACGGGGAGCGAAGTTGCTCCTTCCCTGGTGGGATGGAGTGTGTGCCAGCCGAGACAACTTACATTAACATTCTGATCTGGCTCTGCTTGGAAGTCGGAGACGGAGGCGAGGGGTCAAGGGGGAACAAAGCTGACAGGCCTGATGGCAGCACTGAGATGGGGACAGGCGAAG ATAAAAGGTGCGCATGGAAGAAAGTGCCTTACCCTGTGGTCACGGCATGTGCATGTTCATGTAAATGA